The following are from one region of the Chloracidobacterium sp. genome:
- a CDS encoding aromatic ring-hydroxylating dioxygenase subunit alpha has product MPHFEIDPEIRKAYTLPSEFYTDQHYFDLSKETVFCRSWQFAGHVSSHDDLTPFTLLAGSLDEPLLLVRTESELRCLSNVCTHRGMLLVEKPCKANLIKCGYHGRRFSLEGKFLSMPEFEAAENFPESRDDLPTIECSVSGDFVFVSLDPAAAFQEYINGGDVVLNEIADLKLKLHETREYEVNAHWALYCENYLEGFHIPYVHRSLNEAVDYGTYTTEIFRYSSLQTGYAENGEVAGRYLFIFPNMMFNIYPWGVSVNVVRPVSMSKSVIEYLTYVGDSSKLGTGAGADLHGVELEDEAVVESVQQGIRSRFYDRGRYSPTREQGTHHFHRLIAEFLN; this is encoded by the coding sequence ATGCCGCATTTTGAGATCGATCCTGAGATTCGAAAGGCGTACACCCTGCCGTCCGAGTTCTATACCGACCAGCATTATTTCGATCTGTCAAAAGAGACGGTCTTTTGCCGGTCATGGCAATTCGCCGGACACGTCTCGTCTCACGATGATCTGACACCATTTACGCTGCTTGCCGGTTCTCTTGACGAACCCCTGTTATTGGTAAGAACCGAAAGTGAATTGCGCTGTCTCTCGAATGTCTGCACTCACCGAGGGATGCTTTTGGTCGAGAAGCCGTGTAAGGCGAATCTGATAAAGTGCGGCTATCACGGACGCCGCTTTTCGCTGGAGGGCAAATTCCTCTCGATGCCGGAGTTTGAAGCGGCCGAAAATTTTCCGGAGTCACGGGACGATCTGCCTACGATCGAATGCAGCGTATCCGGAGACTTTGTCTTTGTCTCGCTCGACCCGGCAGCAGCGTTTCAGGAATATATCAATGGCGGCGATGTTGTTTTGAACGAGATCGCTGATCTGAAATTGAAGCTGCATGAGACGCGCGAATATGAAGTGAACGCTCACTGGGCGTTGTACTGCGAGAATTATCTTGAAGGATTTCATATTCCCTACGTTCATAGATCCCTGAACGAGGCCGTGGATTACGGTACATACACAACCGAAATATTCAGGTATTCGAGCTTGCAGACGGGCTATGCAGAAAACGGCGAGGTCGCCGGCCGGTATTTGTTCATTTTTCCGAATATGATGTTCAATATATATCCCTGGGGCGTGTCCGTTAACGTCGTCCGACCGGTCTCGATGAGTAAGTCGGTGATCGAATATTTGACGTACGTAGGCGATTCATCGAAGCTGGGGACAGGAGCAGGTGCCGACCTTCACGGTGTCGAATTAGAGGACGAAGCCGTGGTCGAAAGCGTTCAGCAAGGCATTCGTTCGCGGTTTTATGACCGCGGCCGATACTCACCTACCCGCGAGCAGGGCACGCATCATTTTCACCGGCTGATAGCTGAGTTTCTGAATTGA